The following are encoded in a window of Brevibacillus ruminantium genomic DNA:
- a CDS encoding ABC transporter ATP-binding protein yields the protein MINTVHLSKNYGKVQALIDLQLSIEQGKVFGFIGPNGAGKSTTMMILSTLLEPTEGEAFVCGYDVRKEPAAVRQSLGYMPDFFGVYDNLTALEYLDFYAGAFKIPAGKRKRLLADLLELVNLSDKAEAYVDSLSRGMQQRLSLARCLIHDPQVLILDEPASGLDPRARIELREILKQLRGMKKTILISSHILPELAELCDEIGIIEKGRLIACGALDEVSIRASGVTLMMVKTLSNHHRAALLLSENVFVEDLDEQMDGFRFRFVGSDTEKAALLHDLVSAGVAVSYFGESSENLEAVFLAITEGVGKG from the coding sequence ATGATTAATACCGTTCATCTGAGCAAGAACTATGGGAAGGTTCAAGCCCTCATTGATCTCCAGCTTTCCATCGAACAGGGCAAGGTATTCGGTTTTATTGGCCCCAATGGAGCAGGCAAATCGACCACCATGATGATTCTGTCCACCCTGCTGGAACCCACGGAGGGAGAGGCGTTCGTTTGTGGCTATGATGTGCGCAAGGAACCAGCAGCCGTTCGTCAGTCGCTCGGGTACATGCCAGACTTTTTTGGCGTGTATGACAACCTGACGGCACTTGAGTATCTGGATTTTTACGCAGGTGCCTTTAAAATTCCGGCCGGAAAGCGGAAGCGGCTGCTCGCTGATTTGTTAGAGCTGGTGAATCTCTCCGACAAAGCAGAAGCATACGTAGACTCTCTTTCTCGGGGGATGCAGCAGCGACTCAGCCTCGCCCGTTGTTTGATTCATGATCCGCAGGTACTGATCCTGGATGAACCGGCATCGGGGTTGGACCCTCGCGCCAGGATTGAGCTGAGGGAAATTTTGAAGCAGCTGCGCGGCATGAAAAAAACGATTTTGATCAGCTCGCATATTTTGCCAGAGCTTGCCGAGCTTTGTGATGAGATCGGAATTATCGAAAAGGGCCGACTGATTGCTTGTGGCGCTTTGGACGAGGTGAGTATCCGGGCGAGCGGAGTCACCCTGATGATGGTCAAAACGCTGTCCAATCATCATCGAGCTGCCTTGCTCCTGTCAGAAAACGTATTTGTCGAGGATCTGGATGAACAGATGGACGGTTTTCGCTTTCGATTCGTCGGCAGTGATACCGAGAAGGCCGCTCTGCTCCACGACCTGGTTTCGGCAGGCGTTGCCGTCTCCTACTTCGGGGAGTCCAGTGAAAACCTGGAAGCCGTATTCCTCGCTATTACGGAAGGAGTGGGCAAGGGATGA
- a CDS encoding ABC transporter permease has protein sequence MRGALSNPIIVKELRERFRSKRTFWTLALFLLIMGGIPLGFLIVNPIKADTLGQNKDLFVISAVIHYAMICFVAPALTAGAVSGERERQTLNVLLTTQLSPRTIIWSKLFTSLAFTSLLVIASMPLYSIVMLYGSVSPEQLLKLSLFFVVNILFLGSLGLFCSTLIKRTAVSTIIAYGVAFFFVVATGLIFYFLGEILIQLSPERALARDVWNLPQLQYLAGINPLLVLSAILEDGTLPAVRFDFTPWLFFSCVYLVLSMLLVSWSAYLLAPIKRRWRWSWKK, from the coding sequence ATGAGAGGAGCCTTATCCAATCCGATCATAGTCAAAGAATTGCGTGAACGATTCCGGTCTAAAAGGACCTTTTGGACGCTTGCTTTGTTTCTACTGATCATGGGGGGAATTCCCCTCGGATTCTTGATCGTCAATCCAATCAAGGCTGATACACTGGGACAAAACAAGGATTTGTTTGTAATTTCTGCTGTCATCCACTATGCGATGATCTGCTTTGTTGCACCGGCGCTGACAGCAGGGGCAGTGAGCGGCGAAAGAGAACGACAGACACTGAATGTCCTGTTGACGACGCAGTTGTCACCACGAACAATTATCTGGAGCAAGCTGTTCACGTCTCTTGCCTTTACGTCACTGCTTGTGATTGCTTCGATGCCGCTGTACAGCATCGTCATGCTCTACGGTAGCGTTTCCCCCGAACAACTGCTCAAGCTGTCGCTGTTTTTTGTCGTCAACATTCTGTTTCTCGGTTCGCTGGGGTTGTTTTGCTCGACTCTGATCAAGCGGACGGCTGTGAGTACCATTATTGCCTATGGAGTTGCCTTTTTTTTCGTTGTGGCAACAGGACTGATCTTTTATTTTCTGGGAGAAATTCTGATTCAGCTCTCGCCTGAACGCGCCCTTGCTCGAGATGTGTGGAATCTGCCGCAGCTTCAATATTTGGCCGGGATCAATCCGCTTCTCGTCCTCTCCGCTATTTTAGAGGATGGCACACTCCCGGCAGTTCGCTTTGATTTTACGCCCTGGTTGTTCTTCTCCTGTGTCTATCTCGTACTCAGTATGCTGCTTGTCTCCTGGAGCGCCTATTTGCTGGCGCCAATCAAACGAAGATGGAGATGGAGTTGGAAGAAATGA
- a CDS encoding DUF1292 domain-containing protein: protein MTAEEKDLELGDIITLDDENGEPLGDFEVIAMFEQDGKQYVALTEAVEDEDSDEDLEEEVDIFVFQIDGGEMVPLEEDEESTVYAKLNEVLEGIELIEKE, encoded by the coding sequence TTGACTGCTGAAGAAAAAGATCTGGAACTGGGCGATATTATTACGCTGGACGACGAGAACGGCGAACCATTGGGTGATTTTGAGGTCATCGCAATGTTTGAACAGGACGGCAAACAGTATGTAGCCCTGACAGAAGCAGTGGAAGACGAAGATAGCGACGAGGATTTGGAAGAAGAAGTGGATATCTTCGTATTTCAGATAGACGGGGGCGAAATGGTGCCGTTGGAAGAGGACGAGGAAAGCACCGTTTATGCCAAGCTGAACGAGGTTCTGGAAGGTATTGAACTGATCGAAAAGGAATAG
- a CDS encoding general stress protein, giving the protein MISATKPFVKFHRYDQELVSDIQALNSSGYHKDDIWVLKWNPDKNHSNQRDNYYKYSTHFESAVGHIDSKAHFFDNGGEEMRTRLEKLGLTKDEASALVRELLESDYTCLLVVRDLKDNIIKMND; this is encoded by the coding sequence TTGATCAGCGCAACGAAACCGTTCGTCAAATTTCACCGGTATGACCAGGAGCTGGTCTCCGATATTCAGGCTCTGAACTCATCGGGCTATCACAAAGACGATATTTGGGTGCTCAAATGGAACCCTGACAAAAATCATTCCAATCAGCGGGATAATTACTACAAGTACAGCACCCATTTTGAAAGTGCTGTCGGTCATATTGATAGCAAAGCCCACTTTTTTGACAATGGCGGAGAGGAAATGCGCACGCGTCTGGAAAAACTGGGGCTGACCAAAGATGAAGCATCTGCTCTGGTTCGCGAGCTGCTGGAATCGGATTATACCTGCCTATTGGTCGTCCGTGATCTGAAAGACAATATTATCAAGATGAACGACTAA
- a CDS encoding YebC/PmpR family DNA-binding transcriptional regulator, giving the protein MPKFKLFAAKKGAADQKKNNQFVKFARQIYVEAKKGGADPNANLKLKAIIANARAISMPMDNVERAIKKATDAGNADDYDEIRYEGYGPGGVAVIVECLTDNRNRTAADVRAIFNKRGGNLGETGSVSFMFDRKGVITIDREEFDVDEDTLLMQALEAGAEDLVTHEDSYEIFTHPHELDQVKHGLEAEGYTFVNASLQWIPQNSVKITGDDAAKMLKMMEAFEDNDDVQNVYANYEIDDEEMEQLLQ; this is encoded by the coding sequence ATGCCAAAGTTTAAATTGTTTGCAGCCAAGAAGGGCGCAGCAGACCAGAAAAAGAACAATCAATTCGTCAAATTTGCCAGACAGATCTACGTAGAAGCCAAAAAAGGCGGAGCCGATCCGAATGCAAATTTGAAGCTGAAAGCCATTATTGCCAATGCGCGCGCGATTAGCATGCCGATGGATAATGTCGAGCGTGCCATCAAAAAAGCGACGGATGCAGGCAATGCTGATGACTACGATGAAATCCGCTACGAGGGCTATGGGCCGGGTGGCGTTGCTGTCATCGTCGAATGCTTGACGGACAACCGTAATCGGACTGCAGCCGACGTGCGGGCGATTTTTAACAAACGAGGCGGTAATCTGGGAGAAACCGGCTCGGTGAGCTTCATGTTTGATCGCAAAGGCGTGATCACGATTGATCGTGAGGAATTCGATGTCGATGAGGATACCCTGCTGATGCAAGCATTGGAAGCAGGGGCGGAAGATCTGGTGACTCATGAGGACAGCTATGAGATTTTCACGCATCCACATGAGCTTGATCAAGTGAAGCATGGGCTGGAGGCAGAAGGCTATACCTTTGTAAACGCGTCTTTGCAATGGATTCCGCAAAACAGCGTGAAGATTACAGGCGATGATGCAGCCAAAATGCTGAAGATGATGGAAGCATTTGAGGACAATGATGATGTCCAAAACGTTTACGCCAACTATGAAATTGACGACGAAGAAATGGAGCAGCTGCTTCAGTAA
- a CDS encoding DNA gyrase/topoisomerase IV subunit B, with translation MKETDTLRYTEDDIQVLEGLIAVRKRPGMYIGSTGSRGLHHLLWEIVDNAKDEALAGFNDTILVTLHKDGSVSVEDHGRGIPTGLHKSGRPVPEVIFTTLHAGGKFGGGGYKKSGGLHGVGSSVVVALSAWLEVEIHRDGQVHKQKFAYEVDAQGNEHVGKPVTDLVVTGKTKRTGTTVRFLPDEAVFGQARFDYETIRDRFRETAFLLKKLRMILVDERGPEKKQEEFYYEDGLKSYVTYLNEGKNTLHPVVYFEGEKDNVYVELAFQYNDGYTETLVSYVNSIPTTDGGTHVTGFRNGTTRILNEFARKKGYLKEKDANLTGNDLREGFLGVLSLQMADVQFESQTKDKLGNEEARTIVEQIVSEKLGFFLEENPETGKLLVDKAIRSAEIREELRKQREALRGDKKGKSAKKRRSISEKFTPPQYKDPSRNELFLVEGDSAGGSAKQARNSEFQAIFGLRGKPLNTEKAKLSDVLSNEEFRTILEVLETDIGEDFSIENCAFDKIVIMSDADVDGSHIQTLLLTFFFRYMQPLILSGRLYIAQPPLYQVKKEVRGKKTEGIYCWNDFELEQALKKLGRGADVQRYKGLGEMNPDQLWETTMNPETRKLIKVQLEDLAHSEKLVTILMGDKVPPRREWIESHVTFEVGEDE, from the coding sequence TTGAAGGAAACAGATACGCTCCGTTATACCGAGGATGATATTCAAGTACTAGAAGGGTTGATCGCCGTACGAAAACGGCCGGGAATGTACATCGGCTCGACGGGCAGCCGCGGTCTGCACCACCTGCTGTGGGAGATTGTCGACAATGCCAAGGACGAGGCGTTGGCCGGCTTTAACGATACAATCCTTGTCACTTTACATAAAGACGGTAGTGTCAGCGTCGAAGACCATGGGCGGGGGATTCCAACCGGATTGCATAAATCAGGCCGACCCGTACCGGAAGTCATCTTCACGACACTTCACGCCGGCGGAAAATTTGGCGGCGGCGGATACAAGAAAAGCGGCGGTTTGCATGGAGTGGGCTCCAGCGTTGTGGTGGCGCTTTCAGCTTGGCTGGAAGTGGAAATCCACCGGGATGGCCAGGTGCACAAGCAGAAATTTGCCTACGAGGTAGATGCACAGGGCAATGAGCACGTGGGCAAGCCTGTCACGGACCTGGTCGTCACCGGAAAAACAAAACGGACGGGAACAACAGTCCGCTTCCTTCCCGATGAAGCCGTTTTTGGTCAAGCCCGCTTTGATTACGAGACGATCCGCGATCGATTCCGCGAAACGGCGTTTTTGTTAAAGAAGCTGCGCATGATTCTGGTCGATGAGCGCGGGCCCGAGAAAAAACAAGAGGAATTTTATTATGAAGACGGTCTCAAGTCGTACGTCACTTATCTGAACGAAGGTAAAAATACGCTTCATCCCGTCGTCTACTTTGAGGGAGAAAAAGACAACGTCTACGTGGAGCTTGCCTTTCAGTACAACGACGGTTATACCGAGACGCTGGTTTCCTACGTCAACTCAATTCCGACGACGGACGGCGGTACGCATGTCACCGGCTTTCGGAATGGAACGACGAGAATTTTGAATGAATTTGCCCGCAAAAAGGGGTATTTGAAGGAAAAGGATGCCAATCTGACCGGGAATGACCTGCGCGAAGGCTTTTTGGGCGTCCTCTCTCTGCAAATGGCAGATGTCCAATTTGAATCCCAAACCAAGGACAAGCTGGGCAATGAGGAAGCACGTACCATTGTGGAGCAGATCGTTTCGGAAAAGCTGGGCTTTTTCCTGGAAGAGAATCCGGAGACCGGAAAACTCCTGGTGGACAAGGCGATTCGTTCGGCGGAAATCCGGGAAGAGCTGCGGAAACAGCGGGAGGCTCTGCGAGGAGACAAAAAGGGCAAAAGCGCCAAGAAGCGGAGATCAATTTCCGAAAAATTTACGCCTCCGCAGTATAAAGACCCGAGCCGCAATGAATTGTTTCTTGTGGAGGGGGACTCCGCTGGGGGTTCAGCCAAGCAGGCGCGAAACTCAGAATTCCAGGCTATTTTTGGACTGCGCGGAAAGCCGCTGAATACAGAAAAAGCCAAGCTCTCCGATGTTTTGTCCAATGAAGAGTTCCGCACGATTCTGGAAGTGTTGGAAACGGATATCGGCGAAGACTTTTCTATTGAAAATTGTGCCTTTGACAAAATCGTGATTATGTCCGACGCGGACGTGGACGGTTCCCATATTCAAACGCTGCTGCTGACCTTCTTCTTCCGTTACATGCAGCCATTGATCCTGTCGGGCCGGCTGTATATCGCCCAGCCTCCTTTGTACCAGGTCAAAAAAGAAGTGCGTGGGAAGAAAACGGAGGGCATTTATTGCTGGAACGATTTTGAGCTGGAGCAGGCGCTGAAAAAGCTGGGTCGCGGCGCAGATGTACAGCGTTATAAAGGATTGGGTGAGATGAACCCGGATCAGTTGTGGGAGACCACCATGAACCCGGAGACACGCAAGCTGATCAAGGTCCAACTGGAGGATTTGGCCCATTCGGAGAAACTGGTCACCATACTGATGGGTGACAAAGTCCCGCCCCGCAGAGAATGGATTGAGAGTCATGTCACCTTTGAAGTGGGGGAGGATGAGTAA
- the parC gene encoding DNA topoisomerase IV subunit A, translated as MLSNQIFEQSFAEIMGKRFGDYANLVILSRAIPDARDGLKPVQRRILYAMYQEGNTNDKPYRKSAKTVGYVMGTYHPHGDSAIYETMVRMAQWWKMRQTLIQGHGNFGSLDADPPAAMRYTESRLSALANEMLRDIEKDTVTFIPNYDNSAQQPAVLPSRFPNLLVNGATGIAVGFATDIPTHNLGEVIDAAIAQMKKPDISLDELMTYVQGPDFPTGGIVQGLSGIRKAFETGRGQFIIRGKTHIEEPKGGKVKKIVISEIPYDVVKSKLVAQIDELVMERKIEGALAVRDETGRKEAEQKKVRIVVDMKKDVDETAILKYLYKNTDLQIYYNYNMNVIHEGTIRQMGLKELLAAYIDHQKEVVTRRSQYDLDRKQKREHVVEGLIRAKSILRQVVDTIMDSEDRADAKKNIIEKYGFSDPQADAILSIQLASLTRLDIVKLEKELETLAKEIAELSSILASEKKLIQVITAELNEIKKKYAEPRLTEIQGEIEEIKVDIAMQINAEDCIVTLTNEGYIKRTSPRSFKSMGGTIETCGVKEGDRVQYFIETNTSHTALFFTQDGKYFATLVHDIPDDKWKDIGSALVNVIPLEKHQRIVGFTIVENFKEPLHIVHMSRMGLVKKTLLSEYETNRSGALVAAKLKLDEDEFVSAFATDESGAFLVATKDGMGIRFLKTEVSPTGRASSGVKAISLAAGDEVVGVKPVVEDDQRVFSIVTADGIVKRTMLSQFPLQGRAGKGLQLIRKRKTHPHQLVALAIEETLYVLTEGHEWQLLQTDQIGITEQGGIGRSAVNGEVRSVAFEAVLPSDDAEPNADGSAEPRTAATREPAKNQVQQSLFDDSQEEEE; from the coding sequence ATGTTGTCTAATCAGATTTTTGAACAAAGCTTTGCAGAGATCATGGGGAAACGCTTCGGCGACTATGCGAATCTGGTCATCCTGTCCCGGGCGATTCCGGATGCTCGCGATGGACTGAAGCCTGTACAGCGTCGTATTCTGTATGCCATGTATCAAGAGGGCAATACCAATGACAAGCCGTACCGGAAATCGGCGAAAACCGTCGGATACGTGATGGGTACCTACCATCCGCACGGTGACAGCGCGATTTACGAAACAATGGTTCGCATGGCCCAATGGTGGAAAATGCGGCAAACGCTGATTCAGGGACACGGAAACTTCGGTAGCCTGGATGCGGACCCGCCGGCAGCGATGCGTTATACCGAATCGAGGCTTTCCGCCCTCGCCAATGAAATGCTGCGCGATATTGAAAAAGATACGGTTACCTTTATTCCCAACTACGACAATTCGGCCCAGCAACCAGCCGTTCTGCCGTCCCGCTTCCCCAATTTGCTCGTAAATGGCGCGACGGGAATTGCCGTCGGGTTTGCTACGGATATCCCAACCCATAATCTGGGGGAAGTGATTGATGCAGCCATCGCCCAGATGAAAAAGCCGGATATCAGCCTGGACGAACTGATGACCTACGTGCAGGGACCTGATTTTCCGACAGGTGGAATTGTTCAGGGATTGTCGGGGATTCGCAAGGCGTTTGAGACTGGACGCGGGCAGTTTATCATACGCGGAAAAACGCATATCGAGGAGCCGAAGGGTGGCAAGGTAAAGAAAATCGTCATCTCGGAAATTCCCTACGATGTGGTCAAATCCAAGCTGGTCGCCCAAATCGACGAGCTGGTCATGGAGCGAAAAATTGAGGGGGCACTTGCGGTCAGGGATGAAACCGGCCGAAAGGAAGCGGAGCAGAAAAAGGTACGAATCGTCGTCGACATGAAAAAAGATGTGGACGAAACCGCGATCCTCAAATACCTCTATAAAAACACGGATTTGCAAATTTACTACAATTACAACATGAACGTGATTCATGAGGGGACAATCCGTCAAATGGGGCTGAAGGAGCTTCTGGCGGCTTACATCGATCACCAGAAGGAAGTCGTAACCAGACGTTCCCAGTACGATCTGGACCGAAAGCAGAAACGCGAGCATGTCGTCGAAGGCTTGATCAGGGCCAAGTCCATCTTGCGTCAGGTGGTCGACACGATCATGGATTCGGAAGATCGGGCAGATGCGAAGAAAAACATCATAGAGAAGTACGGTTTTTCCGATCCGCAGGCGGATGCGATTTTGAGCATTCAGCTGGCCTCTTTGACCCGTTTGGATATCGTCAAGCTGGAAAAAGAACTGGAAACGCTGGCGAAGGAGATCGCGGAACTGAGCTCGATCCTCGCAAGTGAGAAAAAATTGATACAAGTGATAACAGCGGAGCTCAATGAAATCAAGAAAAAGTATGCGGAACCTCGGCTTACCGAGATTCAGGGAGAGATCGAAGAAATCAAGGTAGATATCGCGATGCAGATCAACGCAGAAGATTGCATTGTCACCCTGACCAACGAAGGCTACATTAAGCGGACCAGCCCTCGCTCCTTTAAATCCATGGGAGGAACGATCGAAACCTGCGGGGTCAAAGAAGGGGACCGCGTCCAATACTTTATCGAAACGAACACCTCTCATACGGCGCTCTTTTTCACCCAGGACGGGAAATACTTTGCGACGTTGGTACATGACATTCCGGATGACAAGTGGAAAGACATTGGTTCCGCCTTGGTCAACGTCATCCCGCTGGAGAAGCATCAGCGCATTGTCGGCTTTACGATCGTAGAGAACTTCAAGGAACCGCTCCATATCGTACATATGAGCCGGATGGGGCTGGTGAAGAAAACCCTGCTAAGTGAGTACGAGACCAACCGTTCCGGCGCACTCGTTGCGGCCAAGCTGAAATTAGATGAGGATGAATTTGTCTCCGCATTTGCTACTGACGAGTCCGGGGCATTCCTGGTGGCCACCAAAGACGGGATGGGTATACGCTTCCTGAAAACGGAGGTAAGTCCGACGGGTCGGGCGTCCAGCGGTGTCAAAGCGATTTCGCTCGCGGCAGGCGATGAGGTTGTGGGCGTAAAACCGGTGGTAGAAGATGACCAGCGCGTATTTTCGATCGTAACCGCCGATGGCATTGTCAAACGGACCATGCTCAGTCAATTTCCACTGCAGGGACGGGCTGGTAAAGGCTTGCAACTGATTCGCAAGCGCAAGACACACCCGCATCAACTGGTTGCTTTGGCCATCGAAGAAACACTCTATGTGCTTACAGAAGGCCACGAGTGGCAACTGCTTCAGACAGATCAGATCGGGATTACCGAACAGGGCGGCATCGGCCGTTCAGCCGTGAACGGTGAAGTACGCAGCGTTGCTTTTGAGGCGGTGTTGCCGAGCGATGATGCAGAACCAAATGCGGACGGCTCTGCAGAACCACGCACTGCAGCAACACGGGAGCCTGCGAAAAATCAGGTTCAACAAAGCCTGTTTGATGATTCTCAAGAAGAAGAGGAATGA
- a CDS encoding DinB family protein — protein MNFQLAEAVEVLERTPQSLESLLSGLSEGWLHCNEGEGTWTVTEVIDHLIESEKTNWIPRLEMILQDGERTPFPPFDRFSHLKEPSETSIEQKLLSFQTLRSENISKLKELVQPELHLELTGTHPAFGVVKLSELLATWVVHDLTHMAQIVRVMAVRYRTDVGPWKEYLGILNKENRNR, from the coding sequence ATGAACTTCCAGTTGGCAGAAGCAGTAGAAGTTCTGGAGCGCACCCCGCAATCCTTGGAGTCTTTGTTGTCTGGCTTGTCTGAAGGTTGGTTGCATTGCAATGAAGGAGAAGGAACCTGGACGGTCACAGAGGTGATTGATCATCTTATCGAGAGTGAGAAAACAAACTGGATTCCTCGTCTGGAAATGATTTTGCAAGATGGCGAACGCACACCCTTTCCCCCTTTTGATCGTTTTTCCCATTTGAAGGAACCCTCAGAAACATCGATCGAACAAAAACTGCTTTCATTTCAAACGCTGCGTTCTGAAAACATCAGCAAACTGAAAGAGCTTGTTCAGCCTGAATTGCATTTGGAATTAACAGGCACACATCCTGCCTTTGGCGTCGTCAAGCTAAGTGAATTGCTGGCCACATGGGTCGTTCATGATTTGACGCACATGGCGCAAATCGTACGGGTTATGGCGGTCAGATACAGAACTGACGTAGGGCCATGGAAAGAGTATTTAGGAATATTGAACAAGGAAAATAGAAATCGTTGA
- a CDS encoding GntR family transcriptional regulator, translated as MPIPKDYHAPVRLSAKEKAFHQIQRWIIDGTLEPGEQLYDAELSDALGISRTPVREALQLLQTQGFVEMYPGRQTIVTTISKDDVPDIYPPLAALQALAAEEATPKMTALHIRKLREINDSYRNAIEAGQLFQAMEWDEQFHDVILEVADNPYITQFSSILQLHVRRMKYLFLQQPIRTKAESVEEHERFINALERRDASQAASIMKQNWLRPMREVLHVLEEAEGQQKEEPMKEQKEEQKAQPSRTKKGNQEHES; from the coding sequence ATGCCGATACCGAAAGACTACCATGCCCCCGTGCGCCTGTCAGCGAAGGAAAAAGCGTTTCACCAGATCCAGCGTTGGATTATCGACGGGACGCTGGAGCCGGGAGAGCAGCTCTATGACGCTGAGCTTTCCGATGCTTTGGGCATTAGCCGCACGCCGGTGAGAGAAGCACTGCAATTGTTGCAAACCCAAGGTTTTGTAGAGATGTATCCAGGCCGTCAAACGATCGTAACGACGATCTCCAAGGATGATGTGCCCGATATCTATCCGCCGCTTGCAGCGTTGCAAGCGTTGGCCGCTGAAGAAGCGACCCCCAAAATGACAGCGCTACATATTCGAAAGCTGCGGGAAATCAATGACTCCTACCGCAATGCAATCGAAGCCGGGCAGCTTTTCCAGGCGATGGAATGGGATGAACAATTTCACGATGTCATCCTGGAGGTGGCAGATAATCCGTACATCACGCAGTTTTCTTCGATTCTGCAACTTCATGTTCGGCGCATGAAATACCTGTTTTTGCAGCAGCCGATCCGGACAAAGGCTGAATCCGTCGAGGAGCATGAGCGTTTTATCAACGCCCTTGAACGGAGAGATGCGAGTCAGGCGGCTTCCATCATGAAGCAAAATTGGCTGCGGCCGATGAGGGAAGTGTTGCATGTCCTGGAAGAGGCGGAGGGTCAGCAAAAGGAAGAACCCATGAAAGAGCAAAAGGAGGAGCAGAAAGCACAGCCAAGCCGGACAAAAAAGGGGAACCAGGAACATGAAAGCTGA
- a CDS encoding DMT family transporter: MKAEGSKTDYRMYVWMLTVPLFWGGAFGAAHHVISEIPPITAAALRFALASLLLLLITQLRGEWHLEEIKKRWRGLLLMALTGIFAYNAFFFYGLTYTTAINGSLIMANSPVFITLGAVLFLKEAWNKKLGIGLLLSLTGVFLVIINGSWETLVSFTFNTGDMLFLAALLCWVLYGLLGKVVMNGVSPLLTTTVTTAAGSVLLVIWSLFEDGWRLVPQMSGQAWLEMVYMTFFATVLAFFLWNQGVHHLGASKASIYMNLVPINACWIAVLLYGASMTWIQVIGILMVIAGVCTVTLGNGKKPAGAGAEKAYKGQGRGA, encoded by the coding sequence ATGAAAGCTGAAGGAAGCAAGACAGACTATCGCATGTATGTGTGGATGCTGACCGTTCCACTTTTTTGGGGAGGAGCATTTGGGGCCGCTCATCACGTCATTTCGGAAATCCCCCCGATCACAGCCGCAGCTCTGCGTTTTGCCCTAGCCAGTCTTCTGCTGTTGCTCATTACGCAGCTCCGCGGAGAATGGCACCTGGAAGAGATCAAGAAGCGATGGCGTGGTCTTTTGCTCATGGCTCTCACCGGCATATTTGCCTACAATGCGTTCTTTTTTTACGGACTTACTTACACGACAGCCATTAACGGATCGCTCATCATGGCGAACTCACCCGTATTTATTACGCTCGGGGCTGTGCTTTTCCTGAAAGAGGCCTGGAATAAAAAGCTGGGCATCGGCTTACTGTTATCTCTGACGGGCGTCTTTCTCGTCATTATCAACGGTTCCTGGGAAACACTTGTCTCGTTCACGTTCAATACCGGCGATATGTTGTTTTTAGCGGCGCTGCTTTGCTGGGTTCTGTACGGCTTACTTGGCAAAGTCGTGATGAACGGGGTTTCTCCGCTGTTGACCACTACCGTGACGACAGCCGCTGGCTCTGTTTTACTGGTTATCTGGTCCCTGTTTGAGGATGGCTGGCGCCTGGTGCCGCAGATGTCCGGCCAGGCCTGGCTGGAGATGGTCTACATGACATTCTTTGCGACTGTCCTGGCATTCTTTCTTTGGAATCAGGGGGTTCATCATCTCGGAGCCAGCAAGGCGAGTATTTATATGAATCTGGTGCCGATCAATGCCTGTTGGATCGCTGTTTTGCTGTACGGTGCCAGCATGACCTGGATTCAGGTAATCGGCATTCTCATGGTGATTGCCGGCGTTTGCACAGTGACGCTTGGAAACGGGAAAAAGCCCGCAGGAGCAGGGGCTGAAAAAGCCTATAAAGGGCAGGGAAGAGGCGCCTGA